One genomic window of Cellulophaga sp. Hel_I_12 includes the following:
- a CDS encoding fumarylacetoacetate hydrolase family protein encodes MKIIAIGKNYVTDVREMPSEKVVPIIFTKADTTLLEDNKDLVLPTFSREVWYEAELAFRIGKTCKNAELQNALDFIDAVTLSNDLTAKDVLVASKALQGPWDLAKGFDGATPIGFFYPIADFADVDNINFSFEVNGVEVQNGNSSHMITKLTDLLVYVSSIMTLNVGDIILTGTPPLGVGKVNSGDLMIGYLEGKKVLETKVV; translated from the coding sequence ATGAAAATAATCGCTATCGGCAAAAATTACGTGACAGATGTGCGTGAAATGCCATCGGAAAAAGTCGTTCCGATTATATTTACCAAAGCCGATACCACGCTTTTGGAGGATAATAAAGATTTGGTTTTGCCTACTTTTTCGAGGGAGGTTTGGTATGAGGCCGAATTGGCTTTTAGAATTGGTAAAACCTGTAAAAATGCTGAGCTCCAAAATGCCCTAGACTTTATTGATGCAGTTACCTTATCAAATGATTTAACGGCTAAAGATGTACTGGTGGCAAGTAAAGCCTTGCAAGGTCCTTGGGATTTAGCAAAAGGTTTTGATGGGGCAACCCCTATAGGTTTTTTTTATCCAATAGCTGATTTTGCTGATGTAGATAATATCAATTTTTCTTTTGAAGTAAATGGTGTTGAAGTTCAAAATGGCAATAGTAGCCATATGATTACCAAATTAACCGATCTACTGGTCTATGTTTCATCGATTATGACCTTGAATGTTGGGGATATTATTTTAACGGGTACACCGCCTCTTGGTGTGGGAAAAGTGAATTCAGGAGACCTGATGATCGGCTATTTAGAGGGTAAAAAAGTATTGGAGACAAAGGTGGTATAG
- a CDS encoding SDR family NAD(P)-dependent oxidoreductase gives MDSDTSNEMGEETKEKISQEEIDKCIRTLEKLVDASHIVLALSEENRVALLKAAGRLSRPDRDAFKQSKKDAEKIAKRKMIERDKHARKETGIRSAREAVVFKAPILLEAPKLKSLEEQELESPRNCYVCKTVYTKLHHFYDSMCQDCGDFNYAKRFQTADLEGQVAIVTGSRLKIGYHISLILLRSGATVVATTRFPVDAALRFSQEDDFSKWGHRLKIHGLDLRHIPSVEIFCNFIEQQYDRLDILINNAAQTVRRPAGFYQHLMRNEELAVADMPKAAQQVLKDHLYCLNELNTLGKNTSSQQNNTLAVTWHAPEPGIGIRASAKLSQIPYSFDNSLSTKEVFPEGQLDADLQQVDLRKTNSWRLKLGEIETPEMIEVQLVNAVAPFVLCNRLSRLMRKENTGKKHIINVSAMEGKFHRFYKEDRHPHTNMAKAALNMMTHTSALDFATDGVFMNAVDTGWVTDEDPAELSKKKQEVHDFQPPLDIVDGAARVLDPLIDGINTGKHWCGKFLKDYRPIDW, from the coding sequence ATGGATTCTGACACATCAAACGAAATGGGGGAGGAGACTAAGGAAAAAATTAGTCAAGAAGAGATTGACAAATGTATTCGTACACTTGAAAAATTAGTTGACGCCTCTCATATTGTTTTAGCACTATCCGAAGAAAACCGTGTAGCGCTGTTAAAAGCGGCGGGCAGGTTGTCAAGACCTGATCGTGACGCCTTCAAGCAATCTAAAAAAGATGCTGAAAAAATTGCTAAACGCAAAATGATAGAGCGCGACAAGCATGCACGTAAAGAAACAGGTATCAGAAGTGCTCGTGAAGCTGTAGTTTTTAAAGCACCCATTTTATTAGAAGCCCCAAAATTAAAATCTTTGGAGGAGCAAGAATTAGAATCTCCAAGAAATTGTTATGTCTGCAAAACGGTATATACAAAGTTGCATCATTTTTATGACAGCATGTGTCAAGATTGTGGTGATTTTAATTACGCCAAACGTTTTCAAACGGCCGATTTGGAGGGGCAGGTGGCCATTGTAACCGGTTCTCGTTTAAAAATTGGCTACCACATTAGCTTAATTTTATTGCGTTCTGGAGCCACTGTCGTTGCGACCACAAGATTCCCTGTAGACGCTGCTTTGCGATTTTCTCAAGAAGATGATTTTTCGAAATGGGGGCATCGCCTTAAAATTCACGGTTTAGATTTGCGTCATATTCCGAGTGTGGAAATTTTCTGTAATTTTATAGAACAACAGTATGATCGCTTAGATATTTTAATAAATAATGCAGCACAAACTGTTCGCAGGCCCGCTGGTTTTTATCAGCATTTAATGAGAAATGAAGAACTAGCTGTTGCCGATATGCCAAAAGCTGCGCAACAAGTATTAAAGGACCACTTGTATTGCTTAAATGAATTAAACACCCTAGGCAAAAATACCTCAAGCCAACAAAATAATACCTTAGCCGTTACTTGGCACGCGCCAGAACCTGGAATTGGGATCCGTGCATCGGCAAAATTATCACAGATTCCCTATAGTTTTGATAACTCACTGTCTACCAAAGAAGTCTTCCCAGAGGGACAATTAGACGCTGATTTACAACAAGTAGATTTGCGAAAAACCAATAGCTGGAGACTTAAGCTAGGCGAAATAGAAACGCCTGAAATGATAGAGGTGCAACTCGTAAATGCTGTAGCTCCTTTTGTTTTGTGCAACCGACTTTCGCGTTTAATGCGAAAAGAAAATACAGGTAAAAAGCACATCATTAATGTATCGGCGATGGAAGGCAAATTTCATCGATTTTACAAAGAAGATCGGCATCCGCATACCAACATGGCAAAAGCAGCTTTAAATATGATGACCCATACCTCTGCTTTAGATTTTGCAACAGACGGTGTCTTTATGAATGCTGTGGATACGGGCTGGGTAACCGATGAAGATCCTGCGGAATTATCTAAAAAGAAACAAGAAGTACATGATTTTCAACCTCCTTTAGATATTGTTGATGGAGCTGCACGTGTTTTAGATCCATTAATAGATGGTATTAATACAGGAAAACACTGGTGTGGTAAATTTTTGAAAGATTACAGGCCTATTGATTGGTAA
- a CDS encoding sterol desaturase family protein produces METYANALLYAIPFFIVLLVIEISYGYFVKKQTYKVLDTVSSISSGLTNIVKDSLGLALVVVSYPFLYEYLAVTTIKATWLVWLLAFIIIDFAGYWNHRLSHKINIFWNQHVIHHSSEEFNLSCALRQPISNLIGYFSILLIPAAVLGVPYKVIAILAPVHLFAQFWYHTKHIGKMGWLEYVIVTPSQHRVHHAINPEYIDKNLGQILSIWDRLFGTFQEELDEVPPQFGILKPANTWNPFFINFQHFAQLFKDAWRTNSYYDKIRIWFMPTGWRPKDVVAKYPVTIIEDVYNFKRYETPATFSFQLYIILQMLMHLVFLLFMFYNYSAIGFQGLLAYGAFLFFGIFSYTLLMDGNKYAKYLELFRALLGVIFIGITGNWFGLNQFIPYGSYLILFYFLGSAWAAQYFTRTKILGRFKKTL; encoded by the coding sequence ATGGAAACCTATGCTAATGCTTTACTTTATGCCATTCCTTTTTTTATCGTTTTATTGGTGATAGAAATAAGCTATGGTTATTTTGTTAAAAAGCAAACCTATAAAGTGCTAGATACTGTTTCGAGTATCAGTTCTGGCTTAACAAACATTGTAAAAGATTCATTAGGCTTAGCCTTGGTTGTGGTTAGTTACCCCTTTTTATATGAGTATTTAGCAGTAACGACAATTAAGGCTACTTGGTTGGTTTGGTTGCTTGCCTTTATAATCATTGACTTTGCAGGCTATTGGAATCATCGTTTAAGCCATAAAATTAATATTTTTTGGAATCAACATGTAATTCACCACAGTAGTGAAGAATTTAACTTGTCTTGTGCCTTACGCCAGCCTATTTCAAACCTTATAGGGTATTTTTCTATTTTATTGATTCCTGCGGCTGTATTGGGAGTTCCTTATAAGGTCATTGCAATTTTAGCTCCTGTTCATTTATTTGCCCAATTTTGGTACCATACCAAGCATATCGGTAAAATGGGTTGGTTAGAATACGTAATTGTGACCCCTTCACAACATAGAGTACATCATGCGATTAATCCAGAATATATTGACAAAAACTTAGGGCAAATACTTTCTATTTGGGATCGACTTTTTGGTACATTTCAGGAAGAATTGGATGAGGTGCCGCCTCAATTTGGAATTCTAAAACCTGCAAATACATGGAACCCTTTCTTTATAAATTTTCAACATTTTGCTCAATTGTTTAAAGATGCTTGGCGTACGAATAGCTATTACGATAAAATAAGAATATGGTTTATGCCCACGGGATGGAGGCCAAAAGACGTCGTGGCTAAATACCCTGTTACAATTATTGAAGATGTATATAATTTTAAACGCTATGAAACACCAGCAACTTTTTCCTTTCAACTCTATATCATACTGCAAATGCTAATGCATTTAGTATTCCTATTATTTATGTTTTATAATTATAGTGCTATTGGTTTTCAAGGATTATTAGCCTACGGAGCTTTTCTGTTTTTTGGAATATTCTCCTACACTTTGTTGATGGATGGGAATAAGTATGCAAAATACCTTGAGCTTTTTAGGGCTTTGTTAGGCGTAATTTTTATAGGTATTACTGGTAATTGGTTTGGCTTAAATCAGTTTATACCATATGGAAGTTACCTGATTCTTTTTTACTTTTTAGGATCAGCATGGGCCGCCCAGTATTTTACCCGCACTAAAATACTCGGAAGATTTAAAAAAACACTATAG
- a CDS encoding acyl-CoA-binding protein, translated as MPEKLEKDFVKAVSFMNNYTEALPADLLLKLYAYYKIANENFDNPGSRTPLINAFKANALFQAKNLSRKDAMKKYIALVKKEFIDKQ; from the coding sequence ATGCCTGAAAAACTGGAGAAGGACTTTGTAAAAGCGGTTAGTTTTATGAACAACTACACCGAAGCGCTCCCTGCAGATTTGCTTTTAAAGTTATACGCGTACTATAAAATAGCCAACGAAAACTTTGATAATCCAGGCAGTAGAACGCCACTTATTAATGCGTTTAAAGCCAATGCTTTATTTCAAGCAAAAAACTTATCTAGAAAAGATGCGATGAAGAAATACATCGCCTTAGTCAAAAAAGAATTCATCGATAAGCAATAA
- a CDS encoding phosphatidylserine decarboxylase family protein has translation MFHKEGQKIILISFFLAAIVILAANYFIPVFWLKMAIQLIALAFLIIVLQFFRNPTRKVHKDFNEILAPVDGKVVVIEEVEENEYFKGKRKQVSIFMSPINVHVTRYPASGQIVYSKYHPGKYLVAWHPKASEENERTTIVVKTPKFGEILYRQIAGALARRIVNYAEKGDSVHQGDDAGFIKFGSRVDLFLPLDCAITVKLNQKVVGAKTCIASIVKNEDA, from the coding sequence ATGTTTCATAAAGAAGGACAAAAAATTATTTTAATTAGCTTTTTTCTTGCAGCTATAGTCATTCTTGCAGCTAATTATTTCATACCAGTTTTTTGGCTTAAAATGGCCATACAACTAATAGCACTTGCTTTTTTAATTATTGTTTTGCAATTTTTTAGAAACCCTACAAGGAAAGTACATAAAGATTTTAATGAAATTCTAGCTCCAGTTGATGGTAAAGTTGTCGTGATAGAAGAAGTTGAAGAAAACGAATATTTCAAAGGCAAACGTAAACAAGTATCTATTTTTATGTCACCTATTAACGTGCATGTTACTAGATATCCTGCCAGTGGACAAATAGTGTATTCAAAATATCATCCTGGGAAGTATTTAGTGGCTTGGCATCCTAAGGCTAGTGAGGAAAATGAACGCACAACTATTGTAGTGAAAACACCAAAATTTGGCGAAATTCTATACCGACAAATTGCAGGAGCATTAGCGAGAAGAATCGTTAACTATGCAGAAAAAGGAGACAGTGTTCATCAAGGTGACGATGCTGGTTTTATAAAGTTTGGTTCAAGAGTAGATTTATTCTTACCTTTAGATTGCGCAATTACAGTTAAGCTAAATCAAAAAGTTGTAGGCGCAAAAACATGTATAGCAAGTATTGTAAAAAATGAAGATGCCTGA
- a CDS encoding phosphatidate cytidylyltransferase, with amino-acid sequence MGEVFRRLITGIVYVVLLLSAIFLSSDAFDFLFMAFGLACLYEFKRMTHLKGYYIFAAYLTLWWIFIHLLHGYNYSASVINVLMFITITINTILLFYLFSKKEIKYNTLQKFLIGLFYIGGGCIFLTMIPYQNNTFAKLLIMGFFILIWVNDSFAYLVGKTIGKNKLFPRVSPKKTWEGTIGGLVFALIAAYFIAQYETSLTLQQWLILALIIVICGSVGDLLESKFKRDAGVKDSGAILPGHGGMLDRLDSLVFAAPFVYLTLNIFNYVS; translated from the coding sequence ATGGGAGAAGTTTTTAGGAGGTTGATTACAGGTATTGTTTATGTAGTGCTTTTGCTTTCCGCCATATTTTTAAGTTCTGATGCTTTTGATTTCTTATTTATGGCTTTTGGCTTAGCTTGTTTGTACGAGTTTAAAAGAATGACACATCTAAAAGGCTACTATATTTTTGCCGCTTATCTCACCCTGTGGTGGATCTTTATACACTTACTTCATGGGTATAACTACAGCGCCTCGGTAATAAACGTTTTGATGTTCATTACCATAACGATTAATACTATTTTGTTATTCTACTTGTTTTCAAAAAAAGAAATAAAGTACAACACGCTACAAAAGTTCCTTATCGGCCTTTTTTATATCGGTGGGGGGTGTATCTTTTTGACCATGATTCCTTACCAAAATAATACTTTTGCTAAATTATTAATCATGGGCTTTTTTATCCTGATCTGGGTAAATGATTCTTTTGCTTATTTGGTGGGAAAAACCATAGGAAAAAACAAACTATTTCCAAGGGTATCTCCTAAAAAAACATGGGAAGGAACTATTGGTGGATTAGTATTTGCACTCATTGCGGCTTATTTTATCGCTCAATATGAAACTAGTTTAACACTTCAACAATGGCTTATACTAGCCTTGATTATTGTAATCTGTGGTAGTGTTGGCGATTTGTTAGAATCGAAATTTAAAAGAGATGCCGGAGTAAAAGACAGTGGGGCTATATTACCTGGACATGGTGGAATGCTAGATCGCTTGGATAGTCTTGTTTTTGCTGCACCCTTTGTATACCTAACCTTAAATATATTTAATTATGTTTCATAA
- a CDS encoding LUD domain-containing protein, with amino-acid sequence MGLFEKLFRGGKKKVSTETDDTRGVHMPDLDIPADEKFTIYFKKNGGKFIYCVDFQDVRQALSDIIEENNWKEMAFFAMDERLQAKFSKEAISFTDKNTESGIFFTTCEHLVAQNGSILICSNQLREKKLDELPDNFIVFATTSQLVSSIGEGLKKIKKKHQNGIPSNITTIKHFQNAKENKNDFLTYGSSSKNLYLILLEDL; translated from the coding sequence ATGGGGTTATTCGAGAAACTCTTTAGAGGAGGTAAAAAAAAGGTTTCCACAGAAACTGACGATACTAGAGGCGTTCATATGCCCGATCTCGATATTCCTGCTGATGAAAAATTCACTATTTATTTCAAAAAAAATGGAGGTAAATTCATTTATTGCGTCGATTTCCAAGACGTCAGGCAAGCGTTAAGCGATATTATTGAAGAAAATAATTGGAAAGAAATGGCTTTTTTCGCTATGGACGAAAGGCTACAAGCTAAATTTTCTAAAGAAGCCATTTCTTTTACTGACAAGAATACCGAGTCTGGAATATTTTTTACGACCTGTGAGCATCTAGTCGCTCAAAATGGATCTATATTGATATGCTCGAATCAATTGCGAGAAAAAAAATTAGATGAATTACCAGATAATTTTATAGTTTTTGCGACCACAAGTCAACTCGTATCCTCTATTGGAGAAGGTTTAAAAAAAATCAAGAAAAAACACCAAAACGGCATTCCATCGAATATTACAACGATTAAACATTTTCAAAACGCAAAAGAAAATAAAAACGATTTTCTAACCTACGGTAGTAGTTCTAAAAATTTGTATCTTATACTTTTGGAAGATTTATAG
- the ftsH gene encoding ATP-dependent zinc metalloprotease FtsH, whose protein sequence is MAKENNTSPKKPKFNSWWIYGIIAILLIGFQIFSSTNLSSTEKTTTSKLQDYLRNGDVSKILIVTNTRQAKVFLTEEALTKDVHKTAANKPFGMSGTETPQYVLDYGDPQNFENDIKSIKAENNLDTVIDYTTESNVFGDILLSILPFVLIIGIWIYLMRRMSGGGGGGAGGQIFNIGKSKAKLFDEKTDTRTSFKDVAGLEGAKEEVEEIVDFLRNPDKYTSLGGKIPKGALLVGPPGTGKTLLAKAVAGEAKVPFFSLSGSDFVEMFVGVGASRVRDLFKQAKDKSPAIIFIDEIDAIGRARGKNNMTGSNDERENTLNQLLTEMDGFGTNTNVIVLAATNRADVLDKALMRAGRFDRQIYVDLPDIRERKEIFEVHLRPIKTAETLDLDFLAKQTPGFSGADIANVCNEAALIAARKEKKAVTKQDFLDAVDRIVGGLEKKNKIITPGEKETIAYHEAGHATVSWMLEHAAPLVKVTIVPRGQSLGAAWYLPEERLIVRPDQMKDEMCATLGGRAAEKVIFNKISTGALSDLEKVTKQARAMVTIYGLNDKIGNLTYYDSSGQDSYGFSKPYSEETARTIDQEISILIEEQYKRAVELLENHKDKLTTLATRLLEKEVIFKDDLEKIFGKRPFEKDVAEEAAAKAEENSKLEEEQNSNMEPTKE, encoded by the coding sequence ATGGCGAAAGAAAATAATACAAGTCCTAAAAAACCAAAGTTTAACTCTTGGTGGATTTATGGAATTATAGCAATTTTATTAATTGGCTTCCAAATATTTAGCAGTACTAATTTATCTAGTACTGAAAAAACAACAACATCAAAGCTGCAAGATTACTTAAGAAACGGGGATGTTTCTAAGATTCTTATTGTAACAAACACAAGACAAGCAAAAGTTTTTTTAACAGAAGAAGCTTTAACGAAAGATGTTCATAAAACAGCAGCGAACAAGCCCTTTGGCATGTCTGGGACGGAAACGCCACAATACGTGCTCGATTATGGAGACCCTCAGAATTTTGAAAACGATATTAAAAGCATCAAAGCTGAGAACAATTTAGATACGGTTATAGATTATACCACAGAATCGAATGTATTTGGCGATATATTATTGAGTATTTTACCTTTTGTTTTAATTATCGGTATTTGGATCTACTTAATGCGAAGAATGTCTGGCGGTGGCGGAGGCGGTGCTGGTGGCCAAATTTTCAATATTGGAAAATCTAAGGCAAAACTTTTTGATGAAAAAACAGATACAAGAACTTCTTTTAAAGATGTTGCCGGTTTGGAAGGTGCTAAGGAAGAGGTCGAAGAAATTGTAGATTTTTTAAGAAATCCTGACAAATACACTTCTTTAGGAGGTAAAATCCCAAAAGGAGCTTTATTAGTGGGCCCTCCGGGTACCGGTAAAACGCTTTTAGCTAAAGCGGTTGCTGGCGAGGCAAAAGTGCCTTTCTTTTCATTGTCTGGTTCAGATTTTGTGGAAATGTTTGTAGGGGTTGGAGCCTCAAGAGTGCGTGACCTATTTAAACAAGCAAAAGACAAATCTCCTGCCATCATCTTTATTGATGAGATCGATGCCATTGGTAGAGCAAGAGGAAAAAATAATATGACAGGCTCTAATGATGAGCGTGAAAATACCCTAAATCAGTTGCTAACTGAAATGGACGGTTTTGGCACCAACACTAATGTAATTGTCTTAGCTGCTACGAACAGGGCCGATGTTTTAGATAAAGCCCTGATGCGAGCTGGTCGTTTCGACAGACAAATTTATGTGGATTTACCGGACATTAGAGAACGTAAAGAAATTTTTGAGGTACACTTACGCCCCATCAAAACAGCAGAAACTTTAGATTTAGATTTTCTTGCGAAGCAAACACCAGGTTTTTCTGGAGCAGATATCGCTAATGTTTGTAATGAAGCCGCACTTATAGCCGCTCGTAAGGAGAAAAAAGCGGTGACGAAACAAGACTTTTTAGATGCCGTAGATAGAATTGTAGGTGGTCTGGAGAAGAAAAATAAAATTATTACCCCAGGAGAAAAAGAAACTATTGCTTATCATGAAGCTGGCCATGCCACCGTGAGTTGGATGCTCGAGCATGCAGCGCCTTTGGTAAAGGTCACCATTGTCCCAAGAGGACAGTCCTTAGGAGCAGCTTGGTATTTGCCAGAAGAGCGCCTTATCGTTAGACCAGACCAAATGAAAGACGAAATGTGTGCTACTTTAGGAGGCCGAGCAGCCGAAAAGGTTATTTTCAATAAAATATCTACAGGAGCACTAAGCGACTTAGAAAAAGTAACGAAGCAAGCAAGAGCCATGGTGACCATTTATGGTTTAAATGACAAAATAGGTAATTTAACCTATTACGATTCTTCAGGTCAAGATTCTTACGGATTCTCTAAACCGTATAGTGAGGAAACAGCTCGGACCATCGATCAAGAAATTTCTATATTAATTGAAGAGCAATACAAAAGAGCTGTTGAGCTTCTAGAAAACCACAAAGACAAACTTACTACCTTAGCTACGCGTTTATTAGAAAAAGAAGTTATCTTTAAGGATGATTTAGAAAAGATTTTCGGCAAAAGGCCTTTTGAAAAAGATGTGGCTGAAGAAGCTGCTGCGAAAGCTGAAGAAAACTCAAAATTGGAAGAAGAACAAAATAGTAACATGGAGCCAACAAAAGAATAA
- the rsfS gene encoding ribosome silencing factor: protein MQKKQASVDELISVILEGIEEVKGNNINILDLRKIENTVCDYFIICNGTSNTHVNAIVGSIQKTVSKSIKDKPWHVEGSENSEWILMDYVNVVVHVFQKHVREFYDIEGLWGDAKVTVIENSIK, encoded by the coding sequence ATGCAGAAAAAGCAAGCGAGCGTAGATGAGCTCATAAGTGTTATTCTTGAAGGAATAGAAGAAGTAAAGGGCAATAATATTAATATACTTGATTTAAGAAAAATTGAGAACACCGTTTGCGACTATTTTATCATTTGCAACGGAACTTCAAATACTCACGTAAATGCAATAGTTGGCTCAATTCAAAAAACAGTCAGCAAAAGCATTAAGGACAAACCTTGGCACGTAGAAGGTTCAGAGAATTCAGAATGGATTTTAATGGATTACGTCAATGTAGTGGTGCATGTTTTTCAAAAACACGTAAGGGAATTTTATGACATAGAAGGACTTTGGGGAGATGCAAAAGTAACGGTAATCGAAAATAGCATTAAATAA
- a CDS encoding biotin--[acetyl-CoA-carboxylase] ligase, with protein MHLIKLDATASTNVYLKKLSKSRTLADFTVVVAKEQLEGKGQMGSSWQSEKGKNLTSSILKHHEALFTQDHFYLNITVSLAIYHALKDLEIPDLSIKWPNDILSGNSKICGILIENMLSGQKITTSIIGIGLNVNQTQFNSLPKVSSLHLLKGKAFDLDEILIAIAKNLEQLFTRLKNGQKESLKEAYLNVLFKKDKPSTFGKVATNQLFVGIIRSVSEDGKLEVEVEDQLIEDYDLKEIRLMY; from the coding sequence ATGCATTTAATCAAACTTGATGCCACAGCATCTACAAATGTTTACCTAAAAAAATTAAGTAAGAGTAGAACACTTGCCGATTTTACTGTAGTAGTAGCAAAAGAACAGCTAGAAGGGAAAGGGCAGATGGGGTCAAGTTGGCAATCAGAAAAAGGTAAGAACCTAACATCCAGTATTTTAAAACATCATGAAGCCTTGTTTACGCAAGATCATTTTTATTTAAATATTACAGTTTCCTTGGCGATTTACCATGCGCTAAAAGACTTGGAAATACCTGATTTAAGTATAAAATGGCCTAACGACATTTTGTCAGGAAATTCCAAAATTTGTGGTATTTTAATTGAAAACATGCTTTCGGGTCAAAAAATCACCACTTCAATCATCGGAATTGGCTTAAACGTAAATCAGACCCAATTTAATTCTTTGCCAAAGGTTAGTTCGCTGCACTTACTAAAAGGCAAAGCCTTTGACTTGGACGAAATATTAATCGCCATTGCTAAAAATTTAGAGCAACTATTCACAAGACTAAAAAACGGGCAAAAGGAGTCCTTAAAAGAGGCTTATTTAAACGTTCTCTTTAAAAAAGACAAGCCATCAACATTTGGCAAAGTAGCAACGAACCAACTTTTTGTAGGGATCATCAGAAGTGTTTCTGAGGATGGAAAACTAGAAGTAGAAGTTGAAGATCAGTTGATTGAAGACTACGATTTAAAGGAAATAAGATTGATGTATTAA
- the pyrE gene encoding orotate phosphoribosyltransferase produces the protein MVLNKDNAKKTAELLLQINAIKLNPENPFSWASGWKSPIYCDNRIILSYPPIRNYVREEMAKQVEHLYGKPDVIAGVATGAIGIGMLVADYLGLPFIYVRPEAKSHGRQNKIEGALEKNQTVVVIEDLISTGNSSLNAVKALEESGAKVKGMLAIFTYGFDIATENFKNHKVELHTLSDYDHLIQQASDTHYIKEEQFKTLLEWKANPSAWQQ, from the coding sequence ATGGTTTTAAACAAAGACAACGCTAAAAAAACGGCAGAGCTTCTATTGCAAATTAATGCAATTAAGTTGAATCCTGAAAATCCTTTTTCATGGGCTTCAGGTTGGAAATCTCCTATTTATTGTGATAACAGAATTATACTGTCTTATCCACCTATTAGAAATTATGTTCGGGAAGAAATGGCAAAGCAAGTAGAACACCTATATGGCAAACCAGATGTCATCGCCGGTGTAGCTACTGGAGCCATAGGAATTGGTATGTTAGTTGCCGACTATCTAGGCCTTCCCTTTATATATGTGCGTCCTGAAGCAAAATCGCACGGAAGGCAAAATAAAATAGAAGGAGCATTAGAAAAAAATCAGACCGTTGTTGTCATCGAAGACTTAATAAGTACAGGCAATAGTAGTCTAAATGCCGTAAAAGCCCTAGAAGAATCAGGTGCAAAAGTAAAGGGAATGCTTGCCATTTTCACCTATGGCTTTGATATTGCTACTGAAAACTTTAAAAATCATAAGGTCGAATTACACACCTTAAGCGATTACGATCACCTGATACAACAAGCATCAGATACTCATTATATAAAAGAAGAACAATTTAAAACTTTGCTAGAATGGAAAGCGAATCCATCAGCATGGCAACAATAG